AAGTTAATTATTTTTTTAGTTTTATAATTCTTTCACGAATACCATTGAAAACGTTTACAATACTGTCAATAAATAATCCTGCAAGTCCGGTTATCATTCCCAAGAAACCGCAGAATAATACTACATTTGATTTGTTTGGCAGTATATCCTTCAATGCCTGGACATTTTTTTCTGTAGGTCCATTTACATCTGTAATTATCACATCTCCCTGTGGAATTTGTGAAATTACTTTATCAAGCTTTGGTGCATCAACATTCAACGTTACTCGTACAATACTGTATCTTATAGTTCCACCACTTACATACAGCATCCATTTTTCCAGGTTATTTATTACCTCTTGGGGATCTGTATTATTTTTTACCTGAATTATCATGGTGTCGTTTGCTGGTATCTGAACTGAAGTTATATTTTCGTTAATTTCAGGTATTCTATTTAGAAAAGTACTTTTCCAGTCATCCGAAATATAGCTTGTTTTCAGGGTTATTCCATCACTCTGAACACTTTGTACACCATCAATTTTTTTGGTATTTTCAATGAAGTTGGTTACATTTAAATCTGTTGAAACATTTAATCCAATAACATCGGTTCCTGTTGTTGTAACCATGTACACTGACCTTGCCATATCAGGAATGTCGTCGAATACTGGAGCTATAAAAAAAGCACCACCTACCGCTCCTACAGTAAATCCTAAGGCAATTACAAATATAAGATTTTTTTTACCAATTAAAGGCGTTAAAAGAGCTGTTGAAAATATGAAGACTAATACCAATATAAATAGTCCTATCATTAATATAACTGCAAGTGGTTCCATGTTCTAATCTCTGATCTTATACCTAATAATAGTTGTCAATGTAGTAGTTGGTTGTTTATAAAAAAATTTCTGCTAATTTTAGACATAATTTTGTATTCTTATTTATCAAACTCTTAAGACTATTCTTCCTGTATAATCCACGTATACAGTTATGGAAGGATTGTTAGGTTTGGTTATTGGTACAACCCACACATTGTTATAGGGGGTTCCATTAACGCTAACACTATTTTGATAGGCAGGTGTACCTATTGTGTAATCGGGGTAGGCAGTTCTTGTAATATTTATAATGGACGCTGAATTATTTACATTTGTTGAACTATTGGAATTTGAATTATTAGATGCAGGCATAGAATATTGCACTGGAACAACAGGACTAGGACTTGTAGGGTTATTAGGTGTTATATTATCAGGAGTTCCAGAAAATGGTACAAAATATGCGTAGACAATTATTACAAGTACAACAACCCCAACACCAATTAGTGCTTTTTTTTCCCACCCGTCTTTTAAATCCATATTAACACTTGTAGATCTTCTATATATATTCCATTGGTAGTTGATTTTAACTTATTTGAATTGTTCCATTCACATTTTTAATATGGTAAAGATTTTTGTTGTTGAGTGTGAGTGTGCCATTGAACCTTTTGGGAATAAGATTTACATTTACATTATTTCCGGCTGTAGCAACACTAACAACCCCAAATCCTCCGGTGTTACTAATTGTGGCTGTCATGGTAAATGGGGCAGTAGGTGAGGATAATGTTTGGTTTAAAGTTCTAAGGTCAAGATCTATTGAATATCCATTTCCATTTATATAAACTGTGTTAACTGTTTCAGCAATTTTTTCACCCATGACCCTAGCTCCTCCAACATCTCCAGTAAGGGTTTTATCTTGATTACTAGAAATTACACTTAATAAACCACCTATAACTATGATTACAATAATGGTTATCAATATAAATTCTGCACTGGCCTGTCCTTTATCATCTGAAAACATATTTCACCTAATAGTCATAATTGTTTACTAGTCCTAGAATTCCTTTATAAGTGTCTGAAAGGTAAAAAGTGTTACCTGTTGGATTAGCTGTTGGATCTGTAACAGGTGTTACTACTCCGCTATGAGTTGTTGTTATTCTGGTTCCATTTATTCCTAAAAAGTATTCATGGTCTAAATATGATGGTGTGTAGCCAGGTATATTTTCGAAATTAGGGTTCCAAAGAATAAATGTACTCATTCTAGCACTGGTAGGACTGCCTGAAGTGTTATTTGTTCTGTTTTCCAGTCTGTCGAAGAATGAAAGTCCATGTGTATCAGGGAAGTAATAGGGCATTATTCCCATGCTGGAATTTGCACCAACTAATGTTTGATTTAAAAATTGTAGTTTACCGCTAGAAACCTTATCTGCAAAATGGTATGAATCTGCAGGATTACCTGCAATAATACTGGATGGTGGTGTATAATAAGGATATTTATAAATTACACTGCTGTTATGTCCATATGTATTTACCCATATGTAAGGATCCTCGAGTTTTTCAATTGAAACATAAACATTCATTGGTGGTGTACTAAAGTCAAATGATTGATTGTTAGTGTTTGAATTTTGTATAACTCTAACTGGTACAGATGTTAAAGTTATGTTAAATCCATATGGATCACTCTCAACAATATTCATATTTGCTGCCTGGAAGATAGTTGCAGAGTCTGTTCCATTGGGATCTATTGTTACACTATTAATGACAATAGTTCTTCCAGTTTGTTTTTCCAGTTCTCTGCAAGTATTGGTCATATTCTGATTAATAAGCTGGAGTGTACGGCTTTTAACAAAATTTCTGCTGTCTGTTGTTGGTGATGTACCAAAAAATGGATTATTGTTAAGATTATAACTATCTATAACTGTTCTAGTAGCCATAAATGCTGAATTTCTACCTGCATCTGCTGTATCCTCTTTTATTGCTTCCACTACATTAGATGCCACAGTTGCTGTTACATCACCACCTATAACAATTGCTGATAATGAGTTAACTTCATTTACTATACCGCTGAATGAAACAGCAAGTATGATAACGGGTATGAAAAGTAAAACCGCAAGTGGTGTAAAGGCGTATCCTTTATCGTCCATATTATCAATTTCCTATTGTGTCCATAATTCAAGTCTTACTGGAACAGCGTTTGGCACATCTCCAGAGTAGAGTGTAGTATTCCTTATTAAATTCTGATCAATATTTGTGTAACCTGCTTCATTTAATGTTTGTATTAAATTAGCTTTTGCATTAGATGCTGCATCTGAAGGATTGTTTGCAAATCCTGTTGCCCATACATTTTGAAGGAACTTAGGATATATAACACTAATCCTAGTACCTGAAAAAATCGATGGATCTCCAGTGGATCCATAAGGATGAGGACTGCTAGCACCATCACCGGATTCATAAGCAAGTGAAGGTGTTACTTTTATTGTCAGAGAGTAATTTCCAGGTTTTAACGATGAACCATTTCCTACTATTGAAGTTATAATATGAGTTGGTTGAGTTGCAGCTGCATCAAGGTCTCCAAGATTTATAGAATATGGAACAGGCGAAGTAGTAGGATATAATGTAGATGTGGCACCTGTACTGTTTCGAATAGTAACCTGAATATTTCTGGTAGCGGTACCAACTCCAACAAATAATAATGCACTTTGAGCATCGCTATCTATTCTGAAAGTGTTTGTTTGGGTTTCTGTAGTTACTGTACCGCTGCTTGTATTTTGGTGATTTGCAAATGGGAATGTATCCCATCTTATAGGGAATTTACTATATGTGATAGTTGAATAACAACTTTCGAGTCCTACTAAATCATAATCATTACCTGGAACATTGTCCCATGTTATTATCCTTACTTTATTGTTTCCTACCTTAAGATATGGTTGAATGTTAATAATTCCTGGAACGAAACCATACCCTCCATCGGTCCTTGATGTATTAATAAAAGAGGCAAAAACAGTGGTAATTGTTCCGGTTGAATCTTGAACTTGAACAATGGCACCATCCTCTGCTCCAAACGCATTAACAACTGTATACGCATCAAAAAGACGGTTACCTGGAGGGATGTTTATATCTTGAACTGAAGCAACTGCTGATCCAGTTGGGATTTTAGGATTGATATCAGTAGGCATATTTCTGAGTTCAAATGGAGTATTAGTTGGATAAGTAAAATCATCTTCTAATTGCGACCAAGTGATTGATCTTCCCGGGGTGGCGGATGTGGTCCCTGAATCCAAATTGTAAAGTATACCTGTGTTTCCCGGTCCTGGCCTTCCAACTCCAGCTATATCTGAAAATGGTATAGTGGTGTTCGCAATTCCTTTTGGAACATGGATAGTTGTGGAATAATTACCTAATATTGAAAACCATGGCATGTTCTGAGTGTTGGTTGCATTTATAAACTGTACATAAAAGTTGTTTTTTCCGCTGTTTAAAGTTGAAACATTCAGGTTCTTTTGGTAGTTGTAGATTGGGCCTTGACCAGAACTCGTGTAAATATAAAGAAAACTAGAGTTCAGTATGACGTTATGATTAATTTGGTTTATAATAGTATCAGCACTATATATTTTTGTCTGACCACTTCCTGCAGCACCCCCCAACAAAAATTTAGCACTGTTAACAGGACCCGGTATATTAAATGTTATATTTTTAGGGCTTTGAGGGTTAGAATTTGATCCGCCCCAATATTTATATGTGTTCAATCCACTGCTCCAAGGTCCAAAATTTTTAAGGTAATTATGGAAGTTCCAGAGAGTAGTTACAGCTGTACTGTTAATATCTTGGAATTCAACTTCATCTTGTTTATAATATGCTCGTCCCATCCATCCTTCCTGAGGTCCGGATATTACTTTAACCTTGGTTGCCACATCATTGGCGGATAAAACCCCATTATCATCTTGTACTGGTGCATTATCTGACATGGTTAATTTATAACCGACATTATCTGGAATAACCACATCAAGTGAAGATCTCAATGTTGTTTCAGCGCCTGTAGAGTTTCCATTTGAATATTCTACAGCGGCTTCACGCAATGCACCGCTTTGTTCCATTGTTTCTAGTGCACTGTCCGCAAGTGCTTCTAGATGCTGATGATTTTCTCCTTGATATATTGGAAGAAGACCATAGGTAACAATTGAACCTGTAAGTACTATCATGACCACCAAAGCCAGAATAGCATCTGTTGTGAATATAAATCCTTTTTCGTCCATTATATCACTTATTTTATTTTAACCATAGATAAAAATCAAATGTACAATTTTTAGGCACAACTGTGTTAGTATTAATATCTCCTGAACTTGTTCCCTTAGGAGTTTGAACTATGTAAATATCCATTGAACTTGGGAAAGGACCTGTACCATTCATTGATACTGTATTATTGGTAAATAATGTAGGATTTGAAGCATTTAACTTTAGAAAACCTGAATTAATTAGAGCGGGGTTATTGATGTTTGCTGATGTGAAATTAATTGCAAAATTGTTAACACTAACTGTTGCACCTGTAAATCCTGCATTGTTAGCAATCAAAATCCAGTAATCAAAGGTTTGATTTGAATTGAAACTAGTTGGGAATGATGGTATGTTAAAGGATCTTGTACCTCCAGTATATCTGATCTGTCCAATTAAGGATGAGACAACCTTAAATTTAGATGCTTGTACAATCCTTTCAACCTTAACAACATCTTTAGCATTTCCAAAAGATGAGTTTCCGAGGGTTTTGACTACTTGGCGGGTTCCAGTTTTATTTATGGTTGTAATGTTCAAGTAAAAATTGTAATTATTTCCAACTAAACCTTGAACCTGTCCTTCTGTTACAGATCCCAACTTCACAGGATCTAACAGTCCTTCATCGGGCGCCCCTTTAGAAGTATCATACTGTGCAAGTCCTACTATACTCGGGTTTCCGGTATTTTCCCAATTATTAGGATCACCAGAGGTTGCAACTAAAGTGTTTACTGCATCTCCAGCAGTTCGATCCATTGAACTCCTGAAAACTGTATCCTCAATTTGAAAGAGAATATTATCCATATCTGCAGCTACAAACCCAAGTAAAAGTGTAATTGGTATTAGAGCAAGTAGAAGATCAAGAGAAATTGCAAATCCTCTTGAATCATTTGATAAAACTCCCAAATTTATTCCCCCTCCCCAAATATTACCATGAATATACATAAATTATTTTATCACAACTATATACATATACCTTTGTATAAAATAATATAATTAAAGAAACTTCCTATTATAAAAAAGTTTAATCAACACTAAAAATTGAAAAATTAAAACTAATTAAGGATAATTTTAAAAATTTAAACCAATATAAAAAAAATAGCAAAAAATATACCAGATTAAAACTCATTCATTAATTAGGAATAATCTTTATTACTATAATCAGCCTATATTATTATAATCCTGTTATAATAGTTAGAAGAAAATAAGAGAATGGTTAAAATGGATCAACGAGCACAAATATCTGTGGAGTACATTCTGTTGGTGGCAATTGTACTTACAATAGTACTTGTATTTTCATTAATAATAACCAACGAAAACGAACAGAATAATGTTGCAACAGCTGCTCAATTAGGAGCTGCGAATGCTTCTGCAAACATTGTATTAACCAACAGTAGCCAATCGCCCATTAGAGTTACTTCTGTAAGTATGACAAATGGTACTACCAGAGGTTCGGATATAAATGTTGTAATACACTTTTCAAGGCCTGTTGGTGATCAAGGTGGTGCTATTTTTAGTAGCATCATTAAATCCTTTACTTCTTCAGGATTTACTAATATTTCAAGTAACAGCACAACCGTAATTGTTACAACAAGTACCACTTCGGGTGGCACAACTCATCGGTACTTTATAACATTGGCTTAAAATTAATAATTTTATAATATTGTATTATGGGGATGAATTTTATGAAGGAAAATATTGAAGTTAATAAACCTGAAGATATTAGAAGAAATAATCCTAAAAAAAGAAATATAAATGTTTGGGGTATTTACATCAGTTTGATTTTTATTATACTTGGGGCAGTATGGTATGGTGTGAATGTGGGTTTGATCCCATTAACATTTATTCAACAACAAGCTGGACCAATTATTATAATACTTATAGGTTTGTTGATACTCTTAAAATCATTGAAGAGATAAATTAAATTCACTATTATTTTATTTAACTTATATTATTTTAATTAATCAATTTAAAGGAAGTAAAACTATGAAGGATCTATTAAAAAAACTTGCAGATGCTCCTGGGGTCTCAGGATTTGAAGATGAAGTTAGAGATATAATGATCAACGAGCTAAAGGATAGTGTTGATAAAATTGATATTGATCAACTTGGTAACTTGATTGCAACTCGCAATGGTAAACCAGATGGCAAAAAGATAATGCTTGCAGCCCACATGGATGAAATAGGGTTAATGATCCGTTACATTGATAAAAATGGATTTATTAAATTTTCAAAAATTGGTGGAATAAATGATCAAATGCTTTTAAACCAGGAAGTAAGCATACACACTTCCAATGGTATCATTACAGGAGTTATTGGTTCAAAACCACCTCATAGAATGAAAGAAGCTGAAAGGAAAAAGGTAATTGATTACGAGAATATGTTCATTGATATTGGTGTTTCTGACAAGGAAGAAGCAGAGAATATAGTGAAACTGGGGGATCCTATAACAATCAAACAGGAGTTCACTAAACTTGGTAAACTATACAAAGGCAAAGCTCTTGATAACAGGATAGGATGTGCAGTTTTAGTCGAGGTTATGAAAAAAGCTGAGAGCGATGCAACCATATATGGTGTTGGAACTGTTCAAGAAGAAGTTGGACTAAAAGGTGCAAAGACCGCTGCATTTAAATTAAATCCAGATATGGCTCTGGCACTCGATGTTACAATAGCCGGAGATCATCCTGGAATAAAAGAAGAAGATGCTCCTGCAAAGACTGGTAAAGGTCCAGGAATAATACTAACAGATGCAAGTGGTAGGGGACTCATTACACATCCAAAAATTAAAGAACTTCTAATAAGTGTTGCAGATGAAGAGGAAATACCATACCAGCTAGAAGTAAGCGAAGGTGGAACAACAGATGCAACTGCAATCCATCTTACAAGAGAAGGTATACCAACAGGAGTTATATCTCCACCAACACGTTATATACATACCCCTGTGAGTGTAGTTGCAATGGAAGACGTTGAAAATGCAGTAAAACTAATTTTAGCAGTTTTAGAAAGAATTTAATTATTTATTTAATTTCTTTCTTCCACTATTATTTTAATTAATATTTTTTTATAAATTCTAATTTTAAGATAAAAGAGTGAAATGTATATAATTCAAAACACCCTGTACTATATTTATTTTATTAAAATAGGATTGTATTAATTCTTTTTAATAATTTTTATATCATGATAATTCCATTTGAATTTATTTCATAACTAATAAACTGTGTTGGTGTTTTGGTACTTCTCATCTTAACTATATCCATAACACGTTCTCGGCGGCCAGTATATG
This sequence is a window from Methanobacterium sp. SMA-27. Protein-coding genes within it:
- a CDS encoding class III signal peptide-containing protein, with translation MVKMDQRAQISVEYILLVAIVLTIVLVFSLIITNENEQNNVATAAQLGAANASANIVLTNSSQSPIRVTSVSMTNGTTRGSDINVVIHFSRPVGDQGGAIFSSIIKSFTSSGFTNISSNSTTVIVTTSTTSGGTTHRYFITLA
- a CDS encoding M42 family metallopeptidase; translated protein: MKDLLKKLADAPGVSGFEDEVRDIMINELKDSVDKIDIDQLGNLIATRNGKPDGKKIMLAAHMDEIGLMIRYIDKNGFIKFSKIGGINDQMLLNQEVSIHTSNGIITGVIGSKPPHRMKEAERKKVIDYENMFIDIGVSDKEEAENIVKLGDPITIKQEFTKLGKLYKGKALDNRIGCAVLVEVMKKAESDATIYGVGTVQEEVGLKGAKTAAFKLNPDMALALDVTIAGDHPGIKEEDAPAKTGKGPGIILTDASGRGLITHPKIKELLISVADEEEIPYQLEVSEGGTTDATAIHLTREGIPTGVISPPTRYIHTPVSVVAMEDVENAVKLILAVLERI